A genomic window from Solanum dulcamara chromosome 11, daSolDulc1.2, whole genome shotgun sequence includes:
- the LOC129873571 gene encoding transcription factor TCP13-like yields MNHQFQVSDEEDGSEEEEEEEEEVFQENGIENLQSHYQNQNFQQLPQSLCQKPEKWANFTACEQELNKVTKKMKPKRATKDVIEVHGGRIIRATGRKDRHSKVSTAKGPKDRRVRLSPNTAIQFYDVQDRLGYDRPSKAIDWLIKEAKAAIDALGEFPNNFHCTKLNAKKMQYSFDQEQSPRFSQENRGVSNTECGNENKKQEVNYDIPIQNFNLFTSSDGFKIPFLSEFQSYPHGHFLNFQSLQDDTIHSSGNHHHHQGSFLTTTSINHFPSVLSQNQVFFHREPLQSSFFPLTSDPLSTQLETLSYGFANDGFSGGISTAARIQGEEEQGTLFSAS; encoded by the coding sequence ATGAATCATCAGTTTCAAGTATCAGATGAAGAAGATGGatcagaagaagaagaggaggaggaagaggaagttTTTCAAGAAAATGGCATTGAAAACCTTCAAAGTCACTACCAAAACCAGAACTTCCAGCAGCTGCCACAGTCACTCTGCCAAAAACCAGAAAAATGGGCTAATTTCACAGCATGTGAACAagaattgaacaaagtaacaaaaaaaatgaagccAAAGAGAGCTACAAAAGATGTGATAGAAGTCCATGGAGGCCGAATTATTCGAGCCACAGGAAGGAAAGACAGGCACAGCAAGGTTTCAACTGCAAAGGGTCCGAAGGATAGAAGAGTTAGGCTTTCACCAAACACTGCAATTCAGTTCTATGATGTGCAAGATAGGCTTGGCTATGACCGTCCAAGTAAAGCCATTGATTGGCTGATTAAAGAAGCTAAAGCTGCAATTGATGCTCTTGGTGAGTTCCCTAATAATTTCCACTGTACTAAACTTAATGCCAAAAAAATGCAGTATTCATTTGATCAAGAACAGAGTCCAAGATTTAGCCAAGAAAACAGAGGTGTTTCCAATACTGAATGTGGAAATGAGAACAAGAAGCAGGAGGTGAATTATGACATCCCAATTCAGAATTTCAACTTGTTTACATCATCTGATGGTTTCAAGATTCCATTTTTAAGTGAGTTCCAGAGCTACCCACATGGCCATTTTCTCAATTTCCAGTCTTTACAAGATGACACAATCCATTCCTCTGgtaatcatcatcatcatcaaggAAGCTTCTTAACCACAACTTCAATTAATCATTTCCCATCAGTTTTAAGTCAAAATCAGGTGTTTTTTCACAGGGAACCCCTTCAGTCCAGCTTCTTCCCTCTAACCAGTGATCCATTAAGCACACAACTTGAGACCCTTTCTTATGGATTTGCCAATGATGGTTTCTCAGGAGGAATTTCTACTGCTGCAAGAATTCAAGGAGAAGAGGAGCAGGGTACATTGTTTTCTGCTTCTTGA
- the LOC129872650 gene encoding mitogen-activated protein kinase kinase kinase 17-like, which translates to MKITTHMHWKKQYVLGVGSNGPVYLATPFSAKNYLKIVAVKSAEVDKEESFVLQKEGKILNQLKGSPYIIQCFGEDQSVEYARWTYNLLLECAPSGTLRDLILFNGRILESEAARYAYQLLMGLRHIHNKGFCHGDIKLSNILVFQSNKSVKIADFGSAKEVTSRKHLVFDVCSVGCIVAKMLTGNPTWFGGEIEKYQREIYGCDTNNEEFMDNSVSMMAKYFVINCLLCNFTGRLLNLDTLINHPFIQNAISTCEISIPSIVNDNPFGDYWVSERHLFTTTCEEWKAKIRRSINDKRAARCT; encoded by the coding sequence ATGAAGATAACAACACATATGCATTGGAAAAAACAGTACGTTCTTGGAGTTGGATCTAACGGCCCGGTATATTTGGCAACACCTTTTTCCGCcaagaattatttaaaaatagtaGCAGTCAAATCCGCAGAAGTTGACAAGGAGGAGTCGTTTGTGCtacaaaaagaaggaaaaatcttGAACCAATTAAAAGGTTCGCCTTACATCATTCAATGTTTTGGGGAAGATCAGAGTGTCGAATACGCAAGGTGGACATACAATCTCTTGCTCGAATGCGCCCCTAGTGGCACTTTACGAGATCTCATACTTTTTAATGGAAGAATTTTAGAATCCGAGGCAGCACGCTATGCGTATCAACTTTTGATGGGTCTTCGTCACATTCATAACAAAGGTTTTTGTCATGGGGATATAAAATTGAGTAATATACTTGTTTTTCAGAGTAACAAGTCGGTAAAAATTGCTGATTTTGGATCAGCCAAAGAAGTAACAAGTCGTAAGCATCTAGTTTTCGATGTTTGCTCTGTAGGATGCATTGTCGCAAAGATGCTCACCGGAAATCCAACTTGGTTTGGGGGAGAGATTGAGAAATATCAACGTGAGATTTATGGTTGTGATACTAATAATGAAGAGTTTATGGACAATAGTGTTTCTATGATGGCTAAATATTTTGTGATCAATTGTTTACTTTGTAATTTTACTGGTAGATTATTGAATTTGGATACACTAATTAATCATCCTTTTATTCAGAATGCAATTAGTACCTGTGAGATCAGCATTCCTAGTATTGTTAATGATAATCCTTTTGGTGATTATTGGGTTTCGGAGCGTCATTTGTTTACTACAACTTGTGAGGAATGGAAAGCCAAAATAAGGAGATCGATCAAtgataaaagggcagcccggtgcacttaa
- the LOC129874276 gene encoding pyruvate decarboxylase 1 has protein sequence MEGNNAIGSTPHSASVPASLPCGVGTLGRHLARRLVQIGVKDVFSVPGDFNLTLLDHLIAEPELNLIGCCNELNAGYAADGYARAKGVGACVVTFTVGGLSVLNAIAGAYSENLPVICIVGGPNSNDYGTNRILHHTIGLPDFSQELRCFQTVTCTQVVVNNLDDAHELIDTAISTALKESKPVYISIGCNLPGIAHPTFAREPVPFYLAPKVSNQLGLEAAVEAAAEFLNKSVKPVIVGGPKVRVAKAQKAFVELADACGYPIAVMPSGKGLVPEHHPSFIGTYWGAVSSSFCGEIVESADAYVFVGPIFNDYSSVGYSLLIKKEKLIVVEPNRVTIGNGPSFGWVFMTDFLSALAKKLKKNNTALENHHRIYVPPGVALKREKDELLRVNILFKHIQEMLSGNTAVIAETGDSWFNCQKLNLPENCGFEFQMQYGSIGWSVGATLGYAQAAIDKRIIACIGDGSFQVTAQDISTMIRCAQKNIIFLINNGGYTIEVEIHDGPYNVIKNWDYTGLVNAIHNGEGKCWTAKVKTEEDLTEAIATATSTHKDSLCFIEVFVHKDDTSKELLEWGSRVSAANSRPPNPQ, from the exons ATGGAGGGTAACAATGCAATCGGTTCCACGCCTCATTCAGCTTCAGTTCCGGCGAGCTTGCCGTGTGGAGTTGGGACTCTAGGTCGGCACTTGGCTCGTCGGTTAGTACAAATCGGCGTGAAGGATGTGTTTTCAGTTCCCGGCGACTTCAACTTGACGTTGTTGGATCATCTGATTGCGGAGCCGGAGCTGAATTTGATCGGCTGTTGTAACGAGCTGAACGCGGGGTACGCCGCCGATGGGTACGCACGTGCGAAAGGGGTGGGAGCATGTGTGGTGACGTTCACTGTAGGGGGACTGAGTGTGCTTAATGCTATTGCTGGGGCATACAGTGAGAATTTGCCTGTGATTTGTATTGTTGGTGGGCCTAATTCGAATGACTATGGTACCAACAGAATTTTGCATCATACTATTGGCCTACCAGATTTTAGCCAGGAACTTAGGTGTTTTCAAACTGTTACTTGTACTcag GTAGTGGTGAATAACTTGGATGATGCACATGAATTGATTGATACTGCAATTTCAACTGCTCTGAAGGAGAGCAAACCAGTTTACATTAGCATAGGTTGCAATTTGCCTGGGATCGCTCATCCCACATTTGCTAGAGAACCTGTTCCTTTCTATCTTGCTCCAAA GGTCAGCAATCAACTAGGATTAGAAGCAGCTGTGGAAGCAGCAGCAGAGTTCTTGAACAAGTCTGTAAAGCCGGTTATTGTGGGAGGTCCCAAAGTAAGAGTGGCAAAAGCACAAAAGGCCTTTGTGGAACTTGCTGATGCCTGTGGCTATCCGATTGCAGTAATGCCATCTGGCAAGGGACTGGTGCCAGAGCACCACCCTAGTTTCATTGGGACATACTGGGGAGCAGTGAGCTCTAGTTTTTGTGGGGAGATTGTTGAATCTGCAGATGCTTATGTCTTTGTTGGCCCCATCTTCAATGACTACAGCTCTGTTGGATACTCGTTGCTGATTAAAAAGGAGAAGTTGATTGTTGTTGAACCTAATCGTGTGACTATTGGAAATGGCCCCTCCTTTGGTTGGGTGTTCATGACTGATTTCTTGAGTGCATTGGCCAAAAAGCTGAAGAAGAATAACACTGCTTTGGAGAATCATCATCGTATTTATGTCCCTCCAGGTGTTGCCTTAAAACGCGAGAAGGATGAACTTCTTCGAGTCAATATACTCTTCAAGCACATCCAG GAAATGCTAAGCGGTAACACTGCAGTGATTGCAGAGACTGGGGACTCGTGGTTCAATTGTCAGAAGCTAAATCTTCCTGAAAATTGCGG GTTTGAATTCCAGATGCAGTATGGATCCATTGGCTGGTCAGTCGGCGCCACTCTCGGTTATGCTCAGGCTGCTATAGATAAACGTATCATCGCCTGTATTGGTGATGGAAGCTTCCAG GTTACTGCTCAAGATATATCAACCATGATAAGATGTGCACAAAAGAACATTATATTTCTCATCAACAACGGAGGTTATACCATTGAAGTAGAGATTCATGATGGCCCATATAACGTGATTAAGAATTGGGACTACACTGGTCTTGTGAATGCTATCCACAATGGTGAAGGCAAATGTTGGACTGCGAAG GTAAAGACGGAGGAGGACCTGACCGAGGCAATAGCAACAGCGACAAGCACACACAAGGACTCCTTGTGTTTCATTGAAGTCTTTGTGCACAAGGATGATACTAGCAAAGAGCTTTTGGAATGGGGATCGCGTGTTTCTGCAGCTAATAGCCGTCCTCCTAATCCTCAGTAG
- the LOC129874868 gene encoding uncharacterized protein LOC129874868, whose amino-acid sequence MINNMDNREDKSEISQLSIEEVDECKATKSEEINNDQVIIDVPPKIVTIEGDTNTYAEQVKDKEEINNDQVIMDDPPKIVTIESEANTDTEQIKDEEENNSIPAEGNKNEQVEKEEKDTMGSPELVNINQIEKESKIRPIAFLLGLPFALISLVIAFIGGIIWIIGLILTCICPCCFCVTVLVEMALGLVNAPFQFLHYITDKIPF is encoded by the exons ATGATTAACAATATGGATAACAGAGAAGACAAATCAGAAATTTCCCAATTATCCATTGAAGAAGTTGATGAATGCAAAGCAACAAAGTCAGAAGAAATTAATAATGATCAAGTGATCATTGACGTTCCACCAAAGATTGTAACAATTGAAGGTGATACAAATACATATGCAGAGCAAGTTAAAGACAAAGAAGAAATTAATAACGATCAAGTGATCATGGACGATCCACCAAAGATTGTAACAATTGAAAGTGAGGCAAATACAGACACAGAGCAAATTAAGGacgaagaagaaaataatagcATTCCAGCTGAGGGCAACAAAAATGAACAAgttgagaaagaagaaaaagatacaATGGGAAGTCCAGAATTAgtaaatataaatcaaattgaaAAAGAGTCGAAAATCCGGCCAATAGCATTTCTATTGGGGCTTCCATTTGCCCTAATCTCTCTAGTCATCGCTTTtattggaggcattatctggaTTATCGG GTTGATTTTGACTTGCATATGCCCCTGTTGCTTCTGTGTGACTGTGTTGGTAGAAATGGCACTTGGTCTTGTGAATGCTCCTTTTCAATTTCTCCACTACATCACTGATAAAATACCTTTCTGA